From the genome of Pseudomonas sp. WJP1:
GCGAGGTGCGCAACGATTTTTTCCGGCTCGTCGAGGCCCCGACTGGTGCCGGTTTGCACCACACTGGCCAAAACACGCACGGCGCGCTCGCCGGCATTTTTCAAGCGCTGGAGTCCGTCGGCATTGCACAGCACGACAGCGGCGGCACCGTCGCTGATCGGCGAACACATCAAGGTGGTGAGCGGGTAGCAGATCGGCGGCGACGCCAGCACCTCGTCAATGCTGAAAGCCTGCTGGAACTGCGCGAGCGGGTTGTGCACCGAGTGCTGGTGATTCTTTGCCGCCACCGCGGCAATCTGCCGCTGAGTCGTGCCGTAGCGCATCATGTGATTGCGGCAGATCGCCGCGTACACGTCCATGAATACGCTGTAAGGGCGCTCGGACACTGTGCCCGGCGGCGGCACGATGCCTTCGCCCATGGCCAGCAAGGTACGTTTGTTCTGCTCGACGGTGGAGACGTCCCAGCCGCCATCGAACACCGCGAACATCCGCGCTTTATCGGCAATGTTCATCTTCTCGGCACCCACCGCCAGGGCGATGTCGCACTGACCGGCGCGCAACGCCAGGATGGCGAGGTTGAAGGCAGACGAGCCGGACGCGCAGGCGTTTTCCACCGTGAACACCGGAACACCCTCGATGCCGAGACGGCGCATGGCAATCGGTCCGGGAATCGCGGTCTGCCCCTGCAAAATGCCGTTGGTCATGGTGCTGTAGTACACCGAGCCAATGTCGGCGGTGACGGCGCCGGCATCCTTCAGGGCCAGGCTGACAGCTTCGCCAACCAGGTCGTGGACGCTGCGTTCGAGCAAGCGACCGAAGGGGGTCATGCCAACGCCCACTACATAAATATCGTTCATGTCTGTTCCTGCGAAGTCGGAAAATAGGCGGCCTAGCGGCCCTTGAAGTTCGGTGCGCGTTTTTCGCCAAAGGCTTGCAAACCTTCCTGGAAATCGGCGGTGCGCAAGTGTTGGCGCAACATCACCTGTTCGTGCTGCAGGGCATCGTCGCGAGACTTGTCGGCAGAGGCGCGGGCCACCTCTTTCATGCGCCGCAGTGCGATCGGGCTCTTCTTGGCAATGTGCTGGGCCAATGTCAGTGCGGCGCTGGCTAATTCCGTATCGCTGTGGACTTCGCACACCAAGCCATAGACTTTCATTTCAGTGGCCGACAGGGATTTGCCAGTCAGCAGCAGGTACATCGCCATGTTCAGCGGGATCAGGCGTGGCAGGATCGCCGCGCCGCCCGCACCGGGATAGACGCCGAAGTTGGCATGGGCGTCGGCCAGGGTGGCCGATTGCGCTGCCACCACGATGTCAGCGCACATCGCCAGTTCGAGGCCACCGGCCATGGTCACGCCATTGAGGGCCGCAATCACTGGCTTGGGGAAATTGCGCAGTTGACTGAAGACCTGGTTGGCACGGTCGAGAAAATCAGCTTCACCGGCGGCCAGGCTCGCGCCGGCCAGCACTTCCTTCAAATCGGCTCCGGCGCAGAAGGCAGGGCCGTTGCCGGTGAGAATCACTACCCGCAACTCGTCATTGCGGGCAATGTCGTCGAGGCAGTGTTCCAGCTCGTTTAGCGTCGCCACGTTCAAGGCGTTCATGGCCCGTGGCCGATTGAGCGTCAGGCGCGCCACCGGGCCGACGATTTCATACTGCAAAATTTCTTCACTCATGACAGCTCCCCGTTATTGTTGATCGCGCTGAGGGCGTAGCGGATGAGCTGATACTAGGAATACCGTCGACACTGACGCAGGTCCTTGCAACGAAAGCGCTTGTCCGTTGAATGCGCTGAAGCACAGCAGCCAAGGCGCAGCG
Proteins encoded in this window:
- a CDS encoding enoyl-CoA hydratase/isomerase family protein gives rise to the protein MSEEILQYEIVGPVARLTLNRPRAMNALNVATLNELEHCLDDIARNDELRVVILTGNGPAFCAGADLKEVLAGASLAAGEADFLDRANQVFSQLRNFPKPVIAALNGVTMAGGLELAMCADIVVAAQSATLADAHANFGVYPGAGGAAILPRLIPLNMAMYLLLTGKSLSATEMKVYGLVCEVHSDTELASAALTLAQHIAKKSPIALRRMKEVARASADKSRDDALQHEQVMLRQHLRTADFQEGLQAFGEKRAPNFKGR
- a CDS encoding thiolase family protein, translating into MNDIYVVGVGMTPFGRLLERSVHDLVGEAVSLALKDAGAVTADIGSVYYSTMTNGILQGQTAIPGPIAMRRLGIEGVPVFTVENACASGSSAFNLAILALRAGQCDIALAVGAEKMNIADKARMFAVFDGGWDVSTVEQNKRTLLAMGEGIVPPPGTVSERPYSVFMDVYAAICRNHMMRYGTTQRQIAAVAAKNHQHSVHNPLAQFQQAFSIDEVLASPPICYPLTTLMCSPISDGAAAVVLCNADGLQRLKNAGERAVRVLASVVQTGTSRGLDEPEKIVAHLAAKKAYAQAGIAPTDVDVAEVHDASAIGEIINAESLMLVPFGEGGPAAERGDFTVGGRMPINPSGGLESKGHPIGATGLAQLHELVTQLRGEAGKRQVEGARIAIQENGGGLFGIEEAVVAINILANKNI